A single region of the Kwoniella botswanensis chromosome 1, complete sequence genome encodes:
- a CDS encoding methionine aminopeptidase, type I: MIRPSLTLLNKFPYTPGPSKYGIYPLLPPSFAMTSYPPVRPVPNSIPRPEYVPSNFFTADWGEHDNVEMDEAEVEQIELGGEGEMRVREVAGLAREVLREVGKLIRPGTTTNELDKAVHDLIVSKGAYPSPLGYSSYPRSCTTSINNVIAHGIPDDRPLHPEDIINIDLTLFYKGYHGDTSATFLLPEVDKQGTDLVEATKEALEVGIKACNPGRRYKDIGKEIEDFAKSHGFSVNGQFSGHGIGNVFHRPPWIFHCRNDEPGEMVPGDCFTIEPCLVQGRNSRGKLWDDGWTMVTESGARSAQFEHQVLVTEDGVDVLTRI, translated from the exons atgataagaCCCTCCCTTACCCTCCTCAACAAATTCCCATACACCCCCGGCCCATCAAAATACGGTATCTACCCGctccttcctccttcgtTCGCTATGACCTCTTATCCACCTGTTAGACCCGTGCCCAACTCAATACCTAGACCAGAGTATGTACCGAGCAACTTCTTCACTGCTGATTGGGGAGAGCACGATAATGTCGAGATGGACGAGGCGGAGGTGGAACAGATAGAGCTTGGTGGggaaggtgagatgagggTTAGGGAAGTTGCTGGCTTGGCTAGAGAGGTATTGAGGGAGGTTGGCAAGCTGATAAGG CCGGGAACAACGACCAACGAACTGGACAAAGCCGTGCACGATCTGATAGTCTCGAAAGGCGCTTATCCTAGTCCATTGGGATATTCAAGTTATCCAAGGAGCTGTACCACTTCGATCAATAATGTGATAGCTC ATGGAATACCGGATGA TCGTCCACTACATCCGGAAGACATAATCAACATCGATCTAACCCTGTTCTATAAAGGGTATCACGGCGATACGTCAGCAACGTTCCTTCTGCCCGAAGTGGACAAACAAGGTACAGATCTGGTTGAAGCTAcgaaagaagctttggaagtGGGTATAAAAGCTTGTAATCCTGGAAGGAGATATAAAGATATCGGGAAAGAGATCGA GGATTTCGCAAAAAGTCATGGGTTTTCGGTGAATGGACAGTTTTCAGGACATGGGATAGGTAATGTCTTTCATAGACCACCATGGATATTCCACTGTC GTAACGATGAACCTGGAGAGATGGTACCTGGAGATTGTTTTACGATAGAACCCTGCCTCGTTCAAGGCCGAAACTCAAGAGGGAAATTATGGGATGACGGTTGGACGATGGTCACTGAG AGCGGTGCCAGATCTGCTCAATTTGAACATCAAGTGCTGGTAACGGAAGATGGAGTAGACGTCCTGACTCGTATATGA